The Candidatus Methylomirabilota bacterium genome includes a window with the following:
- a CDS encoding transglycosylase SLT domain-containing protein, with protein sequence MLPAPLCAAASPETSAALLWREALERIDTNDDQTAVPLLDDLRHREGFSRAHEAHFLLGVALYRQKRWQEAADALEASATYVPLLSDYALYYAASACQTLGLNSRALAMLSRLVHEHPESLLIERARQERARLYLDANQLAQAEEAYQDYLSHASSESRRREASLALAEIALKTGKRREAEALLRELWLKWPATREAARAGELLTSMAEVPPFTADEQFERALNLYRSGQFAQAITAFSPFFSDDSPPFDRAQDRFASRARLWSGISYFQRRDYRQAISLLSPLGRDHSLHSVEALYWIGRGYARIDDREQAITTWTRLVDAYPNSPFTAESLYLMALQHSNDDKPRLAVRALNRLLKDYPSSRFADAALWARAWIHYRQSAFTQALADLRRLHARGASDSRFQMQALYWQGRVLEGLKRRGQAVETYRRLLKAHSDEDYYAEQTRRRLRTLNRKAAQAVLPVTSDESRGGRQEEAGAPSPCTLSQQSCAVETAKARLLKELKLREEASEEFRALAGRYAADRGVLYEACSALLDLGDLEKSVWIAKRLLRPLYAQTRPVEPMPRYWEFLYPLGYWGLVQEQSARYAIDPYLVVALIREESGFSERVVSSSGAVGLMQLLPATANGLVRAAGRPVESVKLDVPATNIPLGTRYLASMIEEFKGNWAKALAAYNAGPHQVRRWLEQSGDRADDEFIEEIPFAETRAYVKRVLGSYYRYRAQYSADKGGV encoded by the coding sequence ATGCTGCCGGCGCCGCTATGCGCCGCCGCCTCACCGGAAACGTCGGCCGCACTCCTATGGCGGGAAGCGCTCGAGCGCATCGACACCAACGATGACCAGACCGCCGTACCTCTCCTCGACGATCTGCGCCACCGCGAGGGCTTCTCCAGGGCGCACGAGGCCCACTTCCTCCTGGGTGTGGCACTGTACAGACAGAAGCGGTGGCAGGAGGCTGCCGACGCATTGGAGGCGTCCGCAACGTACGTGCCGTTGCTGAGCGACTACGCCCTGTACTATGCCGCGTCTGCTTGTCAGACCCTTGGCCTGAACTCTCGAGCTCTGGCGATGCTGTCGCGTCTGGTTCACGAGCACCCGGAGAGCCTGCTCATCGAGCGAGCCCGGCAAGAGCGCGCACGGCTCTATCTCGATGCGAATCAGCTTGCGCAGGCCGAGGAGGCGTACCAGGATTACCTGTCTCACGCCTCGAGCGAGTCCAGGCGGCGAGAGGCGTCACTCGCGCTGGCAGAGATCGCCCTCAAGACAGGCAAACGACGGGAGGCTGAAGCGCTGCTACGCGAGCTGTGGCTCAAGTGGCCGGCAACCCGGGAGGCCGCGCGAGCCGGCGAACTTCTGACCTCGATGGCGGAGGTACCGCCCTTTACCGCAGACGAGCAGTTCGAGCGAGCGCTTAACCTGTACCGTAGCGGCCAGTTCGCTCAGGCAATTACCGCGTTTTCGCCGTTCTTCAGTGATGACTCGCCCCCCTTCGACAGGGCTCAGGACAGGTTTGCCTCCCGTGCAAGACTGTGGAGCGGCATCAGCTACTTTCAACGCCGGGACTATCGCCAGGCCATCAGCCTCCTGTCGCCCCTGGGGCGGGATCACTCCCTTCATTCGGTGGAAGCGCTGTACTGGATTGGGCGAGGCTATGCCAGAATTGACGACCGGGAACAGGCCATTACGACATGGACCCGCCTGGTCGATGCCTATCCGAACAGCCCCTTTACCGCCGAGTCGCTCTACCTGATGGCGCTCCAGCACAGCAACGATGACAAACCGAGGCTGGCAGTACGGGCGCTCAATCGGCTTCTCAAGGATTACCCATCGAGCCGGTTCGCTGACGCCGCCCTCTGGGCTCGGGCCTGGATCCATTATCGACAGTCGGCGTTTACGCAGGCGCTTGCTGATCTACGACGACTGCATGCGAGGGGCGCGTCAGATTCGCGGTTTCAGATGCAAGCGCTCTATTGGCAGGGACGGGTCCTTGAAGGTCTGAAAAGGAGGGGGCAGGCAGTAGAAACGTACCGGAGGTTGCTCAAGGCCCACAGCGACGAGGACTATTACGCCGAACAGACGCGTCGCCGCCTCCGGACCCTGAACCGAAAGGCTGCGCAAGCCGTCCTGCCCGTTACGAGTGACGAGTCACGAGGTGGGAGGCAGGAGGAGGCAGGAGCGCCTTCACCCTGTACCTTATCCCAGCAATCCTGCGCTGTTGAGACGGCAAAAGCCAGACTGCTCAAGGAACTGAAGCTGCGAGAGGAGGCATCGGAGGAGTTCCGGGCCCTCGCAGGACGGTATGCGGCCGACCGCGGAGTCCTATATGAAGCCTGTAGCGCCTTGCTCGACTTGGGTGATCTCGAAAAGAGTGTGTGGATCGCAAAACGCCTGCTTCGCCCGCTGTACGCGCAGACTCGGCCCGTAGAGCCGATGCCGAGGTATTGGGAGTTCCTCTATCCGCTCGGGTATTGGGGGCTGGTACAGGAGCAGAGCGCGCGTTATGCCATTGATCCATACCTGGTGGTAGCGCTGATCCGGGAGGAAAGCGGGTTTAGCGAACGGGTCGTATCGTCTTCCGGGGCTGTTGGGCTGATGCAACTGCTTCCTGCGACCGCCAACGGCCTGGTCAGAGCTGCGGGAAGACCGGTCGAGTCGGTCAAGCTCGATGTGCCAGCCACCAATATCCCGCTTGGCACTCGATACCTGGCCTCGATGATCGAAGAGTTCAAGGGCAACTGGGCCAAGGCCTTAGCGGCGTACAATGCCGGGCCGCACCAGGTGCGCCGCTGGTTGGAACAGTCGGGGGATCGGGCTGATGACGAATTCATTGAGGAGATCCCGTTCGCAGAGACAAGAGCGTATGTGAAGCGGGTCCTCGGCAGCTATTACCGCTATCGCGCGCAGTACAGCGCAGACAAAGGCGGGGTGTAG
- a CDS encoding cbb3-type cytochrome c oxidase subunit I yields SHNFYWIAKPTGIIALGSVFSTMQVLPLLLITLDAWKMRTERTKAHEALAEGKQRFVMDGVWTFILAVNFWNIFGAGVFGSLINLPIVNYYEHGTYLTGNHAHAAMFGVKGNIAIAGMLFACQHLFQRSAWNEKLIKSVFWCLQVGLVLMMMLDLFPVGLYQVATVFKQGLWAARAQAHVTDNVWITLTWMRTIGGAVFLFGGVLPLAYFILSRGTRMVREAAAVEEGEWTIYDKEKAKEREAWAAGDEAF; encoded by the coding sequence CTCCCACAACTTCTACTGGATCGCCAAGCCGACAGGGATCATCGCTCTGGGCAGCGTCTTCTCCACCATGCAGGTGCTGCCGCTGCTCTTGATCACCCTGGACGCCTGGAAGATGCGGACGGAGCGGACCAAGGCCCACGAAGCCCTGGCCGAGGGCAAGCAGCGCTTCGTCATGGACGGCGTCTGGACGTTCATCCTCGCCGTCAACTTCTGGAACATCTTCGGCGCGGGCGTTTTCGGCTCACTCATTAACCTGCCGATCGTCAACTACTATGAGCACGGCACCTACCTGACCGGCAACCATGCGCACGCCGCCATGTTCGGCGTGAAGGGTAACATCGCGATTGCCGGTATGCTGTTTGCTTGCCAACACCTGTTCCAGCGCTCTGCCTGGAATGAGAAGCTGATCAAGAGTGTGTTCTGGTGCCTGCAGGTCGGCTTGGTGTTGATGATGATGTTGGATCTGTTCCCGGTCGGCTTGTACCAGGTTGCGACCGTCTTCAAGCAAGGCCTCTGGGCTGCTCGAGCGCAGGCGCACGTAACGGATAACGTATGGATCACCTTGACGTGGATGCGCACGATCGGTGGCGCCGTGTTCCTGTTTGGCGGTGTATTGCCTCTGGCCTATTTCATTCTGTCGAGGGGCACCCGGATGGTCCGTGAGGCCGCCGCAGTCGAGGAAGGCGAATGGACCATCTACGACAAGGAGAAGGCGAAGGAGCGAGAGGCTTGGGCGGCCGGCGACGAGGCCTTCTAA
- a CDS encoding uracil-DNA glycosylase produces the protein MDEIASSEIDELRDLIRQARAHVRRQQLIGVERLRVAWPERLRGHPEPSPALTQVREMLGECMRCKLHKGRKTIVFGVGNPQAWLLFVGEAPGADEDQQGEPFVGKAGQLLTRIIEAMKLTREQVYICNIVKCRPPANRNPEPDEIAACEPFLLAQLQAIQPKLICVLGTVAAQTLLRTREPISKLRGRFYDYHGIPVLPTFHPAYLLRNPYEKKTVWEDMKLLQRAYEKLSKT, from the coding sequence ATGGACGAAATAGCAAGTAGTGAGATTGACGAACTCCGCGACCTGATCAGGCAGGCTCGTGCCCACGTGCGCCGGCAGCAGCTCATAGGGGTAGAACGCCTGCGCGTCGCGTGGCCTGAGCGCCTGAGGGGGCACCCTGAACCATCCCCGGCACTCACCCAGGTGCGGGAGATGCTGGGGGAGTGCATGCGGTGCAAGCTGCACAAGGGTCGGAAGACTATCGTCTTTGGGGTCGGCAACCCGCAGGCCTGGCTCCTCTTCGTGGGGGAGGCACCCGGGGCGGACGAAGACCAACAGGGCGAGCCGTTTGTAGGAAAAGCGGGGCAATTGCTGACCCGGATCATCGAGGCGATGAAGCTGACCCGCGAGCAGGTCTATATCTGCAACATCGTCAAATGTCGGCCTCCGGCCAATCGTAACCCGGAGCCTGATGAGATTGCCGCATGTGAGCCGTTCCTGCTCGCGCAGCTTCAGGCTATCCAGCCGAAATTAATCTGCGTGCTGGGTACCGTTGCGGCTCAGACGCTCCTGCGTACCAGGGAGCCGATCTCGAAACTACGCGGGCGGTTTTACGACTATCATGGAATCCCAGTCCTGCCTACCTTCCACCCCGCCTACCTGCTGCGTAACCCGTACGAGAAGAAGACGGTCTGGGAGGATATGAAGCTGCTCCAGCGAGCATACGAGAAACTCAGCAAAACGTGA
- the coaBC gene encoding bifunctional phosphopantothenoylcysteine decarboxylase/phosphopantothenate--cysteine ligase CoaBC: MTLTGKKIVLGVTGSIAAYKAVELVRALTAAEANIRVVMTVSAQRFVTPLTFATLSRQAVMTDHAALDDQAQIQHLATAHEADLLLVAPATAGSIAKFAHGLADDLLSALFLACTRPVVLAPAMDAAMYRHQAVQENLTRLRTWGVRMVGPATGKLASGVWGPGRLAEIDEIMQVVIEILRPQRDLSGEVVLVTAGPTREPLDPVRYLSTRASGKMGYALAAEAVARGARTLLVSGPTTLTPPAGVECVQVETALQMRTAVLDRLAEATIVIKAAAVSDYRIAQPADAKLPKQQVPLMLELVPNPDILHEIGAQKGARIVVGFAAETGDLVRRARHKLAAKHLDMIVANDVSQEGVGFAYETNQVVLLDPNGGIDELPLLSKREVARRILDRVVGLRQQKTGGNVSC; encoded by the coding sequence ATGACGCTAACAGGCAAAAAGATTGTACTGGGCGTAACCGGAAGCATTGCCGCCTATAAGGCTGTTGAGTTGGTGCGGGCGCTCACCGCGGCGGAGGCCAACATCCGGGTCGTCATGACCGTATCAGCCCAGCGCTTTGTCACCCCCCTGACCTTTGCCACTCTCTCCCGACAGGCGGTAATGACCGACCACGCAGCGCTGGATGACCAGGCCCAGATTCAGCACCTCGCTACTGCGCACGAGGCCGACCTGCTCCTGGTCGCCCCGGCCACAGCCGGCAGCATCGCAAAGTTTGCCCATGGGCTTGCCGACGATCTGCTGAGCGCCCTCTTCCTGGCCTGCACGCGACCGGTTGTCCTGGCGCCCGCCATGGACGCAGCCATGTATCGCCACCAGGCCGTTCAAGAGAATCTCACGCGGCTGCGGACCTGGGGAGTGCGTATGGTAGGGCCCGCGACGGGGAAGTTGGCCTCGGGGGTGTGGGGTCCCGGCCGTCTGGCCGAGATCGACGAGATCATGCAAGTCGTGATTGAGATACTCCGCCCGCAACGTGACCTGAGCGGCGAGGTGGTCCTCGTCACCGCCGGCCCGACGCGTGAGCCGCTCGATCCGGTCCGCTACCTGAGTACCCGCGCCTCCGGCAAAATGGGGTACGCGTTGGCGGCGGAGGCGGTGGCGCGTGGCGCCCGCACTCTACTGGTCAGTGGCCCGACTACCTTGACCCCACCCGCGGGGGTCGAGTGCGTCCAGGTCGAGACCGCCCTGCAGATGCGCACGGCGGTGCTGGACCGGCTGGCTGAGGCCACGATAGTGATCAAGGCCGCTGCGGTCAGCGACTATCGTATCGCGCAGCCGGCGGACGCCAAGCTGCCGAAACAGCAGGTACCCCTGATGCTGGAGTTGGTGCCGAATCCGGACATCCTGCACGAGATCGGCGCGCAAAAGGGCGCGCGGATTGTCGTCGGCTTTGCGGCGGAGACCGGTGATCTCGTGCGGCGGGCCCGCCACAAGCTGGCGGCCAAACACCTCGACATGATCGTGGCGAACGACGTAAGCCAAGAGGGGGTCGGTTTCGCTTATGAGACCAATCAAGTGGTTCTCCTCGATCCTAATGGAGGGATCGACGAACTCCCGCTGCTTTCCAAGCGAGAGGTGGCGCGGCGGATCCTCGACCGTGTAGTTGGTCTGCGGCAGCAAAAGACAGGGGGTAACGTATCGTGTTGA
- a CDS encoding carbon-nitrogen hydrolase encodes MNRHIIALAQINPALGDLERNLALHEKTAEEAISRGVGLLVFPELSLTGYFLKDIVSSVALPLTSPILGRLRDLSRRIDLVVGMVEESPDFLLYNAAIYLSMGEIQHVHRKVYLPTYGIFDEQRYLAEGGRIRTFRSRIGRSAILICEDMWHPSAACVASLDGMEILIAPSASPGRGGPEEGKTFTNASAWETINRAYAQLFTCYVLYANRVGYEDGACFWGGSELIAPSGESVAKAEYLSEQILVAEINSTEIRRARIVNPLLRDERLDVTLRELERIRREGTR; translated from the coding sequence GTGAATCGACACATCATTGCCCTTGCCCAGATTAACCCCGCCCTCGGCGATCTGGAGCGCAACCTTGCCCTGCATGAGAAAACGGCTGAAGAGGCGATCAGCCGCGGCGTCGGCCTGCTGGTCTTTCCTGAACTGAGCCTGACCGGATACTTCCTCAAGGATATCGTCTCATCCGTAGCCCTTCCCTTGACCAGTCCTATCCTCGGCAGGCTCAGAGATCTGAGTCGCCGCATTGATCTCGTCGTTGGGATGGTTGAGGAGTCGCCTGATTTTCTCCTCTATAACGCCGCCATCTACCTCTCAATGGGTGAGATTCAGCACGTCCACCGCAAGGTCTACTTGCCCACGTATGGGATCTTCGATGAGCAACGGTATCTGGCGGAAGGTGGCCGAATCAGGACATTTCGCTCGAGGATCGGCCGGTCTGCGATCCTGATCTGCGAAGACATGTGGCATCCCTCGGCGGCGTGTGTGGCCTCCCTTGATGGGATGGAGATCCTCATCGCGCCGTCTGCCAGTCCGGGTCGCGGGGGTCCGGAGGAAGGTAAAACCTTTACGAACGCCAGCGCGTGGGAGACGATTAACCGAGCCTACGCCCAGCTCTTTACCTGCTATGTCCTCTACGCGAATCGAGTCGGTTACGAGGATGGGGCCTGCTTTTGGGGCGGCTCAGAACTGATCGCCCCCTCCGGCGAGTCGGTCGCCAAGGCGGAGTATCTTAGCGAACAGATCCTGGTGGCCGAGATCAATTCCACTGAGATCCGGCGAGCGAGGATAGTGAATCCGTTGCTTCGAGATGAGCGACTGGATGTTACGCTTCGAGAACTGGAACGCATCAGGCGGGAGGGAACCAGGTGA
- a CDS encoding carboxypeptidase regulatory-like domain-containing protein: protein MFKPGWYTWWFGGVMSLVVALSLSFSVPTDAGLVSGRVNDTKGTFQPGGSFRVKDSSGKVVKDSVKTDESKGYSLFLPPGIYTVEFSDGRSAVIQSHPEPIRQDIHLK, encoded by the coding sequence ATGTTCAAGCCTGGATGGTACACGTGGTGGTTCGGCGGCGTTATGAGTCTTGTGGTCGCCCTGTCTCTCTCTTTCTCTGTTCCTACTGATGCCGGTTTGGTTTCCGGGCGCGTCAATGATACAAAAGGAACATTTCAGCCTGGGGGAAGTTTCCGCGTAAAAGATTCATCGGGTAAAGTGGTTAAAGATTCCGTGAAGACGGATGAGTCAAAAGGATACAGCCTTTTCCTGCCCCCCGGTATCTACACCGTGGAGTTCAGCGATGGTCGAAGTGCAGTGATCCAGAGCCATCCGGAGCCGATAAGGCAAGACATTCATTTGAAGTAA
- a CDS encoding NAD+ synthase, with translation MIGLSLNCKFIQKILTGFIVNEVQKAGFSRVVVGLSGGVDSALSAYLGAEAMGAENVYALLMPYRTSSPESREHAELVVKQLHIQSDIIDITPMVDAYFERFPESDHVRRGNKMARERMTILFDHSAKLKALVLGTSNKTELLLGYGTLYGDMASAINPLGDLYKTQIRQLARHMGIPEVIVGKAPSGDLWVGQTDEAELGFTYEEVDRVLYLMVDRRCEIPELIAAGFDERFIRAVLAKVQASQYKRRPPLIAKISARTIDRDFRYPRDWGK, from the coding sequence GTGATCGGTCTCTCCTTAAACTGCAAATTTATCCAAAAGATCCTGACCGGGTTCATTGTCAACGAGGTCCAAAAGGCCGGGTTCAGCAGGGTCGTGGTTGGGCTTTCAGGCGGTGTAGATTCAGCGCTATCCGCGTATCTCGGGGCCGAGGCCATGGGCGCCGAGAATGTCTATGCCCTCCTGATGCCGTACCGAACCAGCAGCCCGGAGAGTCGAGAGCACGCCGAACTCGTGGTGAAGCAACTTCACATCCAGTCGGACATCATCGACATCACGCCGATGGTAGACGCCTACTTCGAACGATTCCCCGAGTCAGATCACGTTCGCCGGGGCAATAAGATGGCCCGCGAGCGGATGACCATCCTCTTCGATCATTCAGCCAAGCTTAAGGCCTTGGTCCTCGGAACCAGCAACAAGACAGAACTGCTGCTGGGATACGGCACACTGTATGGCGATATGGCCAGCGCCATCAATCCGCTGGGTGACCTGTACAAGACTCAGATCCGGCAACTGGCACGCCATATGGGCATTCCGGAGGTCATCGTCGGAAAGGCGCCCAGTGGCGATCTCTGGGTCGGGCAGACCGATGAGGCGGAGCTGGGCTTTACCTATGAGGAGGTCGATCGGGTCCTCTATCTGATGGTAGACCGCCGCTGCGAAATCCCTGAACTCATTGCGGCCGGCTTCGACGAGCGGTTCATCAGAGCCGTTCTCGCTAAGGTCCAGGCCTCCCAATACAAGCGGCGCCCTCCCCTTATCGCCAAGATATCCGCCCGCACCATCGACCGTGACTTCCGCTATCCCCGCGACTGGGGCAAGTGA
- a CDS encoding methyltransferase domain-containing protein: MTGMMTQRETDVWLREGESPDDLGISGLKVIRGLTGFRHSMDALLLAQWAAPRSTDRVLDLGCGNGAITFLLAHRHPDLRITGLEVQPALADRARRGAQLNGLRNRIEIVEGDLRRITGLLPAARFDMVLCNPPYREIASGRLSPDPEIRQAKHELTATLQEAVAAIRYVLAPKGRACLIYHASRLADLLSGLRVMRLEPKMLRLVHSYPGAKAELSLVEARRDGRPGLQILSPLFVYQAHGGPLSPGMEAIYHSLATSDVRRTVA, translated from the coding sequence ATGACCGGAATGATGACACAGCGGGAGACAGACGTGTGGCTTCGTGAAGGCGAATCTCCGGATGACCTTGGGATCTCAGGGCTCAAAGTTATTCGCGGTCTTACGGGTTTCCGCCATTCGATGGATGCGCTGTTACTGGCACAGTGGGCCGCGCCGCGATCCACCGACCGGGTGCTTGATCTCGGCTGTGGAAACGGCGCCATCACCTTCCTGCTGGCTCATCGGCATCCGGACCTTCGCATCACCGGGCTTGAGGTCCAGCCGGCTTTGGCCGACCGGGCCCGGCGGGGAGCGCAACTCAATGGTTTGCGAAACCGCATCGAGATCGTGGAGGGTGACCTCCGCCGGATTACGGGACTGCTGCCGGCGGCGCGTTTTGATATGGTTCTCTGCAACCCACCGTACCGAGAAATCGCCAGCGGTCGCCTCAGCCCGGACCCAGAGATCCGACAGGCCAAGCATGAGCTGACCGCAACCCTACAAGAGGCGGTTGCGGCCATCCGATACGTGCTTGCCCCCAAAGGACGGGCGTGTCTGATCTATCATGCCTCGCGGCTTGCCGACCTGTTGAGCGGTCTCAGGGTGATGCGGCTGGAGCCGAAGATGTTGCGCCTGGTGCATTCCTATCCTGGCGCCAAGGCAGAATTGAGTTTGGTGGAGGCGCGACGAGACGGACGTCCTGGCCTGCAGATTCTCAGCCCTTTGTTCGTCTATCAAGCGCATGGCGGCCCTTTATCGCCGGGCATGGAAGCTATCTATCACAGTCTGGCCACCTCCGACGTACGGAGAACAGTCGCGTGA
- the priA gene encoding primosomal protein N': protein MATEVDRLLADIALPVPPRRVLTYTIPPLLQKQVEVGERALVPLGPRLVTGYIVGLRPFGPMDPADLKSIDAILDPEPLLDHHVLELTRYVAGYYLTSWGLVIRTALPPGIDRGTVRTVELIESPDLSLHVVSEERLIQEADKLGPLQRQMLTTLQVRRGMPLSSLKRRWPDAEVDRLVSMLVRQNLARVEYRERLPSVRPIVRPLLSLAVDRAAAEVELAALRHRAPRQASLLDRLLQSGLTLTTAEASVIAGASGVRGLIAKGFIRRTTEAIERSPWEEAAVDTGSWPEPNSAQHTAINGLLEGLSSHTFFPALLHGATGSGKTEVYLRVIGEVVRHGRQALVLVPEIALTSVTADRFRSRFGDRVALLHSGLSPGERLDQWRRIKRGKADIVVGARSAVFAPLSRLGLIVVDEEHDTSYKQQDEPRYHARDVALIRGQMLGIAVLLGSATPSFESIHYAKEGTYRLFLLPDRPYARPLPSMALIDMRQESARREVRGAPLIFSHPLADAIKETLRKGEQVLLFVNRRGYARVLLCRECGFTLRCPHCSVSLIYHAVDTRMRCHYCDYRERPPARCPRCGGVAYGWLGYGTQQVEAAARRLAPNTSIVRMDRDTTRGRQAHRQILRGMQQRRTQILIGTQMVGKGHDFPGITLVGILSADSSMQIPDFRAGERTYALLTQVAGRAGRGDRPGQVIVQTYNPEHYSILAARNQDCETLYQIERPLRKTRGLPPFGFLVLLVVASSHEGQAQEKAERLAGLLLERAVSSLAVEGPAPAPLYRLKGRYRWQILAKGSDRNMLHHWVKETITLLPPSVQAAIEIDVDPVDLC, encoded by the coding sequence ATGGCCACTGAAGTTGACCGTCTTCTCGCTGATATCGCGCTGCCGGTTCCACCACGAAGAGTCCTGACATATACCATCCCACCGCTCCTACAGAAACAGGTTGAGGTCGGCGAGCGAGCCCTCGTCCCGCTTGGTCCTCGCCTGGTGACCGGGTATATCGTTGGTCTTCGCCCTTTCGGACCAATGGATCCTGCGGATCTCAAGTCGATCGACGCGATCCTGGACCCAGAGCCGCTGCTCGATCACCATGTGCTGGAGCTGACGCGCTACGTCGCGGGCTATTATCTGACGTCGTGGGGGCTGGTGATTCGAACAGCCTTGCCGCCCGGGATCGATCGCGGGACGGTTCGGACCGTCGAGCTCATCGAGTCGCCGGACCTGTCCCTGCATGTTGTAAGCGAAGAGCGTCTCATCCAAGAAGCCGACAAGCTCGGCCCTCTCCAGCGGCAGATGCTTACCACACTGCAAGTACGACGCGGGATGCCGCTTTCATCCCTCAAACGGCGATGGCCGGACGCAGAGGTTGATCGGCTTGTCAGTATGCTGGTCAGACAGAATCTGGCTCGGGTGGAATACCGCGAACGCCTGCCCTCAGTTCGGCCTATCGTTCGACCCCTGCTCAGCCTGGCCGTCGACCGCGCCGCGGCGGAGGTCGAGTTGGCCGCTCTCCGACACCGAGCACCGCGACAGGCTTCGCTGCTTGATCGCCTGCTGCAATCCGGCTTAACGCTCACAACTGCGGAAGCCTCAGTCATCGCCGGCGCCTCCGGGGTTCGCGGTCTTATCGCCAAAGGCTTCATCCGCCGTACCACAGAGGCGATCGAGCGATCCCCCTGGGAAGAGGCTGCGGTTGACACGGGCTCCTGGCCAGAACCTAACTCGGCCCAGCACACAGCGATTAATGGGCTCCTGGAGGGACTGTCCTCGCACACCTTTTTCCCGGCGCTGCTCCATGGCGCAACGGGGAGCGGAAAAACCGAGGTCTATCTGCGAGTGATCGGCGAGGTGGTGCGACACGGAAGACAGGCGCTCGTCCTGGTTCCGGAAATCGCCCTGACCTCTGTCACGGCAGATCGATTCCGCTCCCGCTTCGGCGACCGAGTTGCGCTGCTCCACAGCGGCCTCTCGCCGGGCGAGCGGCTGGATCAGTGGCGCCGAATCAAGCGCGGGAAGGCCGATATCGTCGTAGGCGCGAGGTCTGCGGTCTTCGCGCCCCTCTCCCGCCTTGGCCTCATCGTGGTCGATGAGGAGCACGACACCTCTTACAAGCAGCAGGATGAGCCGCGCTATCATGCAAGGGACGTGGCATTAATCAGAGGACAGATGCTTGGGATTGCCGTCCTCCTTGGTTCCGCAACCCCAAGCTTTGAAAGTATTCACTACGCCAAGGAAGGGACCTACCGACTGTTCCTCCTTCCGGATCGGCCCTACGCCAGACCGCTACCCTCGATGGCACTGATCGACATGCGTCAAGAGAGTGCAAGACGCGAAGTGCGAGGCGCTCCGCTTATTTTCTCGCATCCGCTGGCTGACGCGATCAAGGAGACGCTGAGGAAAGGAGAGCAGGTCCTGTTGTTCGTCAATCGACGAGGTTACGCCAGGGTGTTGCTCTGCCGCGAGTGCGGCTTTACCTTACGGTGCCCACATTGTAGCGTCTCGCTTATCTACCATGCGGTCGATACCAGGATGCGTTGCCACTACTGCGATTATCGAGAGCGGCCGCCGGCACGTTGTCCTCGGTGCGGCGGGGTCGCCTATGGATGGCTCGGATACGGAACGCAGCAGGTCGAGGCTGCCGCTCGACGTCTCGCTCCAAATACATCCATCGTCAGGATGGATCGCGACACCACCAGAGGGCGGCAGGCGCACCGGCAGATCCTCAGGGGCATGCAGCAGAGGCGAACGCAGATTCTTATCGGGACGCAGATGGTCGGAAAGGGGCACGACTTTCCCGGAATTACCCTGGTGGGCATCCTCTCCGCCGACTCCTCGATGCAGATCCCCGATTTCCGAGCCGGCGAGCGGACCTATGCGCTGCTTACGCAGGTGGCCGGACGGGCCGGTCGTGGGGATCGCCCAGGCCAGGTTATCGTCCAGACCTACAACCCGGAGCACTATTCTATCCTCGCAGCCCGCAATCAGGATTGCGAAACGCTGTACCAGATTGAGCGGCCACTCAGGAAGACGCGTGGCCTTCCGCCCTTCGGCTTCCTCGTCCTGCTCGTGGTTGCCTCTTCGCACGAGGGGCAAGCGCAAGAAAAAGCTGAGCGACTCGCCGGCCTTCTCCTGGAACGAGCCGTTTCGTCCCTTGCCGTCGAGGGGCCCGCGCCGGCGCCGCTCTACCGACTGAAAGGACGCTATCGCTGGCAGATCCTCGCCAAAGGGTCTGACCGGAATATGTTGCACCACTGGGTCAAGGAGACGATTACACTACTTCCGCCGTCGGTACAGGCTGCGATCGAGATCGATGTCGATCCGGTCGATCTGTGTTGA